DNA sequence from the Marinilongibacter aquaticus genome:
CAAAATTAACCAATAAAATTTTTTAACCTAAATAGGCCTTTAAAGCTTTACTTCTTGAGGTTTGTCTGAGTCTTCGAATGGCCTTTTCTTTGATTTGGCGAACACGCTCACGCGTCAAATTAAATTTCTCACCAATCTCTTCCAATGTCATGGCTTGTTCACCATTAAGACCAAAATAATACATGATCACCTCGGCTTCACGTTGCGTCAGGGTCGACAAAGCACGAAGCACCTCTCTGCGAAGCGAGTCGTTCATCAATTCCTGATCTGGCTTTTCTTCTGTATCATTCTCCAATACATCCAAAAGGCTGTTTTCTTCGCCCTGCACGAAAGGAGCATCCACAGATACGTGACGGCCCGAGATTTTCATAGTATCCACCACCTCGTTCGAAGTGATTTCCAAGACTTCTGCCAATTCTTCAGGAGAAGGCTCTCTCTCGAACTGTTGCTCCAATTCTGAAAATTTCTTGGAGATTTTGTTCAAAGAACCTACCCTGTTCAATGGTAGACGCACAATTCTGGATTGTTCAGCCAATGCTTGAAGAATAGACTGACGAATCCACCAAACCGCATAAGAAATAAATTTAAAGCCCCTTGTTTCATCGAATCGCTGAGCTGCTTTAATCAAGCCAAGATTCCCTTCATTGATCAAATCACCGAGTGATAGACCTTGATTCTGGTATTGTTTTGCTACCGAAACCACAAAACGGAGGTTTGCTTTTGTTAGCCTTTCTAGAGACAGCTGATCACCTTCCCTGATTTTCTGAGCCAAAGTTACCTCTTCATCGGGTGTGAGGAGATCCACTTTTCCAATTTCTTGAAGATATTTGTCAAGCGATTGGCTCTCGCGGTTGGTAATCTGCTTACTGATCTTTAGTTGTCTCATATTGCTTTTAATTCAATCCGGATTTTGAAAGATATTTGCGTTAGGAATAAAACGAGCAATCTTTAATTTTCGTTCGCTTTCTGCTGATCGCCTTTGTTATTACTGCGTTCAGGACGAGGCAATAAGACTTTTCTCGACAGTCTGAATTTTCCTGTCTTCTTGTCTACCTCGGTGAGTTTTACTTGAATTTCTTCGCCTGTTTCCAACACACCATCCATTGAAGGCAAACGCTCCCAAGTGATCT
Encoded proteins:
- a CDS encoding sigma-70 family RNA polymerase sigma factor, with product MRQLKISKQITNRESQSLDKYLQEIGKVDLLTPDEEVTLAQKIREGDQLSLERLTKANLRFVVSVAKQYQNQGLSLGDLINEGNLGLIKAAQRFDETRGFKFISYAVWWIRQSILQALAEQSRIVRLPLNRVGSLNKISKKFSELEQQFEREPSPEELAEVLEITSNEVVDTMKISGRHVSVDAPFVQGEENSLLDVLENDTEEKPDQELMNDSLRREVLRALSTLTQREAEVIMYYFGLNGEQAMTLEEIGEKFNLTRERVRQIKEKAIRRLRQTSRSKALKAYLG